One window of the Brevibacterium limosum genome contains the following:
- a CDS encoding CoA transferase subunit A: MHSDTVVSLPEAIERYVEDGATVALEGFSHLIPFAAGHEIIRQGISGLTFCRLTPDLLSDMMIAADCVDRLVCSFFASGSAGSLYEARRRIESADPRPLAVEEYSHHAMTLRYHAGAARLPFAPIGSFVGSDIPGINPDIRSVVDPYSGKKTYVVPPLNPDVTIIHAQRADRHGNVQIWGITGTQQEAVYAADHVIVTVEEIVDDEVVRSDPNRTLIPAHAVDAVCEVRTGAHPSYVQGSYDRDNAFYREWTAISKDPARLQEWLDVHVRGARDHAEYLESIGHDRLRGLLVDPHPSGVVDYGRRTQPSEGSLK, from the coding sequence ATGCACAGTGACACAGTCGTCAGTCTGCCTGAGGCCATCGAACGCTACGTCGAGGACGGGGCCACGGTGGCGCTCGAGGGGTTCTCCCACCTTATCCCGTTCGCCGCCGGACACGAGATCATCCGACAGGGAATCTCCGGACTCACCTTCTGCCGGCTCACCCCCGATCTGCTCAGCGACATGATGATCGCCGCCGACTGCGTCGATCGCCTTGTCTGCTCCTTCTTCGCCTCCGGTTCGGCCGGCAGCCTCTACGAGGCGCGGCGCCGCATCGAATCGGCCGACCCGCGGCCGCTCGCGGTCGAAGAGTACTCACACCACGCGATGACCCTGCGCTATCACGCCGGAGCCGCTCGCCTGCCGTTTGCTCCGATCGGCTCCTTCGTCGGCTCCGACATCCCCGGCATCAACCCGGACATCCGCTCCGTCGTCGACCCGTATTCGGGCAAGAAGACGTACGTCGTGCCGCCGCTCAACCCCGATGTCACGATCATCCACGCCCAGCGCGCCGACCGTCATGGCAACGTCCAGATCTGGGGCATCACCGGCACTCAGCAGGAAGCCGTCTACGCGGCCGACCATGTCATCGTCACCGTCGAGGAGATCGTCGACGACGAGGTCGTCCGCTCCGACCCGAACCGCACTCTCATCCCGGCTCACGCCGTCGACGCGGTGTGCGAAGTGCGAACCGGGGCGCACCCGTCCTATGTGCAGGGCTCCTACGATCGCGACAATGCCTTCTATCGCGAATGGACCGCGATCTCGAAGGACCCCGCCCGGTTGCAGGAGTGGCTCGACGTCCATGTGCGCGGGGCCCGCGACCATGCCGAGTACCTCGAATCGATCGGTCACGATCGTCTCCGCGGTCTGCTCGTGGATCCGCACCCCTCGGGCGTGGTCGATTACGGACGCCGTACGCAACCGAGCGAAGGGAGCCTGAAGTGA
- a CDS encoding acetyl-CoA C-acetyltransferase — translation MSEDIVICEPLRSPVGGFGGQFKDVPHEELGRQVLTALLEKTNLPGEAIEDVVLGNCYPHMETPAIGRVVALNAGLPITVPGRQVDRRCGSGLQAIADAHAMISAGFADLVVAGGVESMSRAPFFNEEIRWGVKGGNIELKDGLVRGRLTAGGNDYPVPGGMIETAENLRREYKISREDQDAYAVESHRRAASATEEGKFADEIVPITLPATRKTPEQVITTDEHIRPGSTVEKLAKLKPMLGKSDDEATVTAGNASGQNDGAALCIVTTASKAAELGLRVFARMRSWAVAGVPPKTMGIGPVPATAKALQRAGLELGEIDLIELNEAFAAQVLACTTEWKLSESDFAERLNVNGSGISLGHPVGATGGRILATLLREMDRRESRYGLETMCIGGGQGMAAVFERVA, via the coding sequence GTGTCCGAAGACATCGTCATCTGCGAACCTCTCCGCTCCCCCGTGGGCGGATTCGGCGGACAGTTCAAGGACGTTCCGCATGAGGAGCTCGGCCGACAGGTCCTCACAGCCCTGCTGGAGAAGACCAACCTGCCGGGCGAGGCAATTGAAGATGTCGTCCTCGGCAACTGTTATCCGCACATGGAGACGCCGGCGATCGGTCGCGTCGTCGCCCTCAATGCGGGACTGCCGATCACCGTTCCCGGCCGCCAGGTCGACCGTCGCTGCGGCTCCGGCCTGCAGGCGATCGCCGACGCTCACGCGATGATCTCAGCCGGCTTCGCCGACCTCGTCGTTGCCGGCGGCGTCGAGTCGATGAGCCGCGCACCGTTCTTCAACGAGGAGATCCGCTGGGGCGTCAAGGGCGGCAACATCGAGCTCAAGGACGGTCTCGTCCGCGGCCGCCTCACCGCCGGCGGCAACGATTACCCGGTTCCCGGCGGAATGATCGAAACCGCGGAGAACCTGCGTCGGGAGTACAAGATCTCGCGGGAGGACCAGGACGCCTACGCCGTTGAATCGCATCGTCGGGCCGCCTCGGCGACGGAAGAAGGGAAGTTCGCCGATGAGATCGTGCCGATCACCCTGCCTGCCACCCGGAAGACTCCCGAACAGGTCATCACGACCGACGAGCACATCCGTCCCGGATCGACGGTCGAGAAGCTCGCGAAGCTCAAGCCGATGCTCGGGAAGTCCGACGATGAGGCCACGGTGACCGCCGGCAATGCCTCGGGCCAGAACGACGGCGCTGCTCTGTGCATCGTCACCACCGCGTCCAAGGCCGCCGAGCTCGGCCTGCGGGTCTTCGCCCGCATGCGCAGCTGGGCAGTGGCCGGAGTGCCGCCGAAGACCATGGGCATCGGTCCGGTCCCGGCGACCGCGAAGGCACTGCAGCGAGCGGGTCTCGAACTCGGCGAGATCGACCTCATCGAACTCAACGAGGCATTCGCGGCGCAGGTGCTCGCCTGCACGACCGAATGGAAGCTGTCCGAGTCCGACTTCGCCGAGCGTCTCAACGTCAACGGCTCGGGCATCTCCCTGGGTCACCCGGTCGGCGCGACCGGTGGGCGCATCCTCGCCACCCTGCTGCGCGAGATGGATCGCCGCGAATCGCGCTACGGCCTCGAGACCATGTGCATCGGCGGCGGTCAGGGCATGGCAGCCGTCTTCGAACGCGTGGCCTGA
- a CDS encoding MFS transporter — translation MSDSVNTAKRARKAGIASFIGTTIEWYDFYIYGTASALVFGHVFFPDTLPAGVGTLLSFVTLWAGFLARPLGGIIFGHFGDKYGRKKTLVVTLVLMGAASFLVGLLPGYATIGIAAPIILTCLRILQGIAVGGEWGGSVLIASENAPKGKGVLYSAFAQQGSPAGNLISSGMFFLLALLPTPQFLLYGWRIAFLASIFLIVIGLVIRLKLEEPENMKVVKKKDAVAKVPAFEAIRKHWVLILLGAGALPLIQVTYLKTTFATAWATDTSHSWAYSSSTFLAVVTLALVVQFIVQPFGAIILDRVKDMRKAIFWIILPEFVLMPLMFFAIELGHPGIALAAMAAATVPHSLFYAGIGGIIARAFPTRVRYTGISLAYQLCSMTVGGGTAAAAQWMYTSSGSIVPVAILSAGYALVSLVCTLILLNKTGWTASENSKAEAADEEEFAAALAAEQTERDADSKGAPADAAVAPGATGSAPAAGSADAVGTSDSVPAADATGADSEPAPARAPVTP, via the coding sequence ATGTCTGATTCGGTCAACACCGCGAAACGTGCCCGCAAAGCCGGAATCGCATCATTCATCGGAACCACCATCGAGTGGTACGACTTCTACATCTACGGCACCGCCTCGGCGCTGGTCTTCGGGCATGTGTTCTTCCCCGACACCCTGCCTGCCGGCGTCGGCACTCTGCTCTCCTTCGTCACACTGTGGGCGGGTTTCCTCGCGCGTCCGCTCGGCGGCATCATCTTCGGTCACTTCGGTGACAAGTACGGCCGGAAGAAGACCCTCGTCGTCACCCTCGTGCTGATGGGCGCGGCGTCGTTCCTCGTCGGTCTGCTGCCCGGATATGCGACCATCGGCATCGCCGCTCCGATCATCCTCACCTGCCTGCGCATCCTGCAGGGCATCGCGGTCGGCGGCGAATGGGGCGGATCCGTGCTCATCGCCAGCGAGAACGCCCCGAAGGGCAAGGGAGTCCTCTACTCGGCCTTCGCCCAGCAGGGATCACCGGCAGGAAATCTCATCTCCTCGGGCATGTTCTTCCTCCTCGCGCTCCTGCCGACCCCGCAGTTCCTCCTCTACGGCTGGAGGATCGCGTTCCTCGCCTCGATCTTCCTCATCGTCATCGGCCTCGTCATCCGCCTCAAGCTCGAAGAGCCGGAGAACATGAAGGTCGTGAAGAAGAAGGACGCCGTCGCCAAGGTTCCCGCCTTCGAGGCGATCAGGAAGCACTGGGTGCTCATCCTCCTCGGCGCCGGTGCGCTGCCGCTCATCCAGGTCACCTACCTCAAGACGACGTTCGCCACGGCCTGGGCCACGGACACCTCTCACTCTTGGGCGTACAGCTCGTCGACGTTCCTCGCCGTCGTCACGCTCGCGCTCGTGGTGCAGTTCATCGTCCAGCCCTTCGGCGCGATCATCCTCGACCGGGTCAAGGACATGCGCAAGGCGATCTTCTGGATCATCCTGCCGGAGTTCGTCCTCATGCCGCTCATGTTCTTCGCGATCGAATTGGGCCATCCCGGCATCGCGCTGGCAGCCATGGCCGCTGCGACCGTTCCGCACTCGCTGTTCTATGCCGGCATCGGCGGCATCATCGCCCGGGCGTTCCCCACGCGGGTCCGGTACACGGGAATCTCGCTGGCCTACCAGCTGTGTTCGATGACCGTGGGCGGCGGCACCGCTGCGGCAGCACAGTGGATGTACACGAGCTCGGGATCCATCGTTCCGGTGGCGATCCTCAGCGCCGGCTATGCACTCGTCTCCCTCGTCTGCACGCTCATCCTGCTCAACAAGACCGGCTGGACGGCCAGCGAGAATTCGAAGGCCGAGGCCGCCGACGAGGAGGAGTTCGCCGCAGCCCTCGCCGCCGAGCAGACCGAGCGCGACGCCGACTCGAAGGGCGCGCCTGCCGACGCCGCGGTCGCGCCTGGCGCGACCGGCTCGGCGCCGGCCGCCGGCTCCGCGGACGCGGTCGGCACGAGCGATTCCGTGCCGGCCGCCGACGCCACAGGCGCGGACTCCGAGCCTGCACCGGCGCGCGCTCCCGTCACTCCCTGA
- a CDS encoding LysR family transcriptional regulator has translation MELQQIRAFVAVAEELHFGRAAERLGMAQPPLSRTIRSLETELGASVFQRTTRSVSLSPAGEALLEPAKHMLATQQAAIESVHRSSSGEVGRVRFGYSHPSSRDLAATLVAASHERNPGITFQLESTIYADEGLERIMDGTLDLALVRWRRRPPLIAGRPVAIERPCVAMPSSHRLAGRKKIGVDELADEPFVLLPARPNSNLRETAMRLCLDAGFSPRTVQEAPDSQSISALVAAGMGVTITFDSVAAGYDSRITAVPLDLPNEATQLHLAYRLDQQDAALNTVLDVAEAVLPTVR, from the coding sequence GTGGAGCTGCAGCAGATCCGCGCCTTCGTCGCCGTCGCCGAGGAACTCCACTTCGGCCGCGCCGCCGAACGCCTCGGCATGGCCCAGCCCCCGCTGAGCCGCACCATCCGCTCCCTGGAGACCGAACTCGGCGCCTCAGTGTTCCAACGCACGACGCGCTCAGTCAGCCTCTCCCCCGCCGGTGAGGCTCTGCTCGAACCGGCCAAACACATGCTCGCCACCCAGCAGGCCGCCATCGAATCCGTCCACCGTTCTTCCAGCGGCGAGGTCGGCCGCGTTCGCTTCGGGTATTCGCACCCGTCCTCCCGTGACCTGGCCGCCACCCTCGTAGCGGCCTCGCACGAACGCAATCCGGGCATCACCTTCCAGCTCGAGTCGACGATCTATGCCGACGAGGGACTCGAGCGGATCATGGACGGCACTCTCGACCTCGCGCTGGTCCGCTGGCGCAGGCGACCTCCGCTCATCGCCGGCCGCCCCGTGGCGATCGAGCGCCCCTGCGTCGCCATGCCGAGCTCCCATCGCCTGGCAGGTCGGAAGAAGATCGGCGTCGACGAGCTCGCCGACGAACCGTTCGTCCTCCTGCCCGCGCGACCGAATTCGAACCTGCGCGAGACCGCCATGCGCCTGTGCCTCGATGCCGGGTTCAGCCCGCGCACCGTCCAGGAGGCGCCCGACTCACAGTCGATCTCTGCGCTCGTGGCCGCCGGGATGGGCGTGACGATCACGTTCGACTCCGTCGCCGCCGGCTATGACTCGCGGATCACTGCGGTGCCGCTCGATCTCCCGAACGAAGCCACCCAGCTGCACCTCGCCTATCGACTCGATCAGCAGGACGCGGCCCTGAATACGGTCCTCGATGTCGCCGAGGCGGTCCTGCCGACAGTCCGCTGA
- a CDS encoding purine-cytosine permease family protein, which translates to MAGTTNSGIEKRSIEMVPDAERHGTPRSQFTLWFGANTQITAIVDGALAVVFGADALWAIVGLLIGNIIGGIVMALHSAQGPQLGLPQMISSRAQFGIIGAIIPLVLVVLMYIGFASTGAVLSGQAVNLIIGVETPWIGIVIFGALTALVALLGYKYIHVLGRISSVTGLLGFLFITYCVLTQVDVPGLISNSSFAFPAFLSAIALSVGWQLTYGPYVADYSRYLPRSTPSSKTFWFTFGGSVIGSQWSMTLGALIGAAAMTESGNLFVENQVAYVGDIVGGGLFALLIFIVILLGKLTVNTLNAYGAFMCTLTILTSFGNRATIRRWTRAVFVVGIVTLTVLVALLASADFLANFKNFVLALLMVFTPWSVINLTDYYLISKDRFDIPAFYHRAGRYGAWNWRALVAYGVGIVIQIPFLAQSFYTGPLVAKLGGADISWLVGIVVTFVLYFVLIRNHGVAPKETIYPSLEELERK; encoded by the coding sequence ATGGCTGGTACGACCAATTCGGGGATCGAGAAGCGGTCCATCGAGATGGTGCCTGACGCCGAGCGTCACGGAACACCGCGTTCCCAGTTCACCCTGTGGTTCGGCGCCAACACTCAGATCACCGCCATCGTCGACGGGGCCCTGGCCGTCGTCTTCGGCGCCGATGCGCTGTGGGCCATCGTCGGCCTGCTCATCGGCAACATCATCGGCGGCATCGTCATGGCTCTGCACTCGGCACAGGGACCGCAACTGGGTCTGCCGCAGATGATCTCCTCGCGCGCCCAGTTCGGCATCATCGGCGCGATCATCCCACTCGTGCTCGTCGTGCTCATGTACATCGGCTTCGCCTCGACCGGCGCGGTGCTGTCCGGTCAGGCCGTCAACCTCATCATCGGCGTCGAGACTCCGTGGATCGGCATCGTCATCTTCGGTGCGCTCACCGCGCTGGTGGCCCTGCTGGGATACAAGTACATCCACGTGCTCGGTCGGATCTCCTCGGTGACGGGTCTGCTCGGGTTCCTCTTCATCACCTACTGCGTGCTCACGCAGGTCGACGTCCCCGGACTGATCTCGAACTCGTCGTTCGCCTTCCCGGCCTTCCTGTCCGCAATCGCGCTGTCCGTGGGCTGGCAGCTGACCTATGGGCCGTATGTCGCCGACTACTCGCGCTACCTACCGCGCTCGACCCCGTCGTCGAAGACCTTCTGGTTCACCTTCGGCGGATCGGTCATCGGTTCGCAGTGGTCGATGACCCTCGGTGCGCTCATTGGCGCCGCCGCCATGACGGAGTCGGGCAACCTCTTCGTCGAGAACCAGGTCGCCTATGTCGGCGACATCGTCGGCGGGGGCCTGTTCGCACTCCTCATCTTCATCGTCATCCTGCTGGGCAAGCTCACCGTCAACACGCTCAACGCCTACGGCGCGTTCATGTGCACGCTGACGATCCTCACCTCCTTCGGCAACCGGGCGACGATCCGCCGTTGGACCCGTGCGGTCTTCGTCGTCGGCATCGTCACCCTCACCGTGCTCGTGGCGCTGCTGGCATCGGCGGACTTCCTCGCGAACTTCAAGAACTTCGTGCTCGCGCTGCTCATGGTGTTCACGCCCTGGAGCGTCATCAACCTCACCGACTACTACCTGATCTCGAAGGACCGGTTCGACATCCCCGCGTTCTACCACCGGGCCGGCCGCTACGGCGCATGGAACTGGCGCGCGCTGGTGGCCTACGGAGTCGGTATCGTCATCCAGATCCCGTTCCTCGCTCAGTCCTTCTACACCGGCCCGCTGGTCGCGAAGCTCGGCGGCGCTGACATCTCGTGGCTCGTGGGCATCGTCGTCACCTTCGTCCTCTACTTCGTCCTCATCCGCAATCACGGGGTCGCCCCGAAGGAGACGATCTACCCGAGCCTCGAGGAGCTCGAGCGGAAGTAG
- a CDS encoding CaiB/BaiF CoA transferase family protein yields the protein MNATKQLLTGVRVADFSRVLAGPYATAMLADQGAEVIKIEMPGHGDDSRHLGPFTESGSTYFTGLNRGKRSIEADLKDPEDHARLLELIAECDVVVENFRPGVAAKLGLSYEDLKAVKPDIVYASISGFGQVGEQAKRPAYDTVIQALSGLMASTGFPEGSPTRVGESIADVSAGVFTAFGISTALFHRQITGEGAHIDIPMLDVMLAMQPTNASIHAAGTSPTRVGNRHPVSAPFDTYRAADGLLVIAVANDRLFGALARTLGKPGLATDPRFATDGQRSANDESLRTEIEDFTIGRTVAELCELFDDAGIPNSPVLDFAEAVDGPLGTARGLTAADARTGHAYLGHPLLVDGTRPASTLPAPRLGEHNADFAEAESPD from the coding sequence ATGAACGCAACGAAGCAGCTGCTGACCGGGGTGCGAGTCGCCGATTTCTCCCGCGTCCTCGCCGGTCCCTACGCCACGGCGATGCTCGCCGATCAGGGTGCCGAGGTCATCAAGATCGAGATGCCCGGTCACGGCGACGATTCCCGACATCTCGGACCCTTCACAGAATCCGGGTCGACTTACTTCACCGGACTCAACCGCGGAAAGCGCTCGATCGAGGCCGATCTCAAGGACCCAGAGGACCACGCTCGCCTACTCGAACTCATCGCCGAATGCGACGTCGTCGTCGAGAACTTCCGCCCGGGTGTCGCAGCGAAGCTCGGCCTGTCCTACGAGGACCTCAAGGCCGTCAAGCCCGATATCGTTTACGCGTCGATCTCCGGCTTCGGCCAGGTCGGGGAGCAGGCCAAACGCCCCGCCTACGACACCGTCATCCAGGCGCTGAGCGGACTCATGGCCTCGACCGGCTTCCCCGAAGGCTCCCCCACCCGCGTCGGCGAATCCATCGCCGACGTCTCCGCGGGAGTCTTCACCGCCTTCGGCATCTCAACGGCGCTCTTCCACCGCCAGATCACAGGCGAGGGCGCCCATATCGACATTCCGATGCTCGACGTCATGCTCGCCATGCAGCCGACAAACGCCTCCATCCACGCCGCCGGCACCAGCCCGACCCGAGTCGGCAACCGCCACCCGGTCTCGGCCCCTTTCGACACCTACCGCGCCGCCGACGGACTCCTCGTCATCGCCGTGGCCAACGACCGGCTCTTCGGCGCTCTCGCCCGCACCCTCGGCAAGCCCGGACTCGCCACCGACCCGCGGTTCGCCACGGACGGGCAGCGCTCGGCCAACGACGAGTCACTGCGCACCGAGATCGAGGACTTCACCATCGGCCGCACCGTCGCCGAGCTGTGCGAGCTCTTCGATGACGCGGGAATCCCGAACTCCCCCGTCCTCGATTTCGCCGAGGCGGTCGACGGACCGCTCGGCACCGCCCGGGGGCTGACAGCCGCCGATGCCCGCACCGGGCACGCCTATCTCGGCCATCCGCTCCTCGTCGACGGCACCCGCCCCGCGTCAACGCTTCCGGCACCCCGCCTCGGCGAGCACAATGCCGACTTCGCCGAGGCGGAATCCCCGGACTGA
- a CDS encoding CoA-transferase subunit beta, giving the protein MSTASAKDFTETELIVCAAAKMLARSRTVFAGVGLPTLAVDLAHRTVNPSIQLIYESGVAGAHPESMAEGIADSVVVSGAEAVVSMHALFGYVLQGGNVDVGFLGAAQVDRFGSLNTTVIGDWESPRVRLPGSGGAADIMANAGEVFVVLRRHDPAAFPAELDFVTSASPVRAAEQPDFIQPRGFGVSTVITPLGILRRRERLGELELSEVHPGVTVEQVQEATGWDLAVAEDVTQTQAPTAEEVRLLRDEIDTVRLYLR; this is encoded by the coding sequence GTGAGCACCGCCTCGGCGAAGGACTTCACCGAAACCGAACTCATCGTCTGCGCGGCTGCGAAGATGCTCGCCCGCAGCCGCACCGTCTTCGCCGGGGTCGGCCTGCCCACGCTGGCCGTCGACCTCGCCCACCGCACGGTCAATCCGAGCATCCAGCTCATCTACGAATCCGGGGTCGCCGGCGCGCACCCCGAATCGATGGCCGAAGGCATCGCGGACTCCGTCGTCGTCTCCGGGGCCGAGGCGGTCGTCAGCATGCATGCTCTCTTCGGCTACGTCCTCCAAGGTGGGAACGTCGATGTGGGATTCCTCGGTGCAGCGCAGGTGGACCGGTTCGGTTCGCTCAACACCACCGTCATCGGCGACTGGGAATCTCCGAGAGTGCGTCTGCCCGGTTCGGGCGGCGCCGCCGACATCATGGCCAATGCCGGAGAGGTCTTCGTCGTCCTCCGCCGCCATGACCCGGCCGCCTTTCCCGCCGAACTCGACTTCGTCACCTCGGCCTCGCCCGTGCGCGCGGCGGAGCAGCCGGACTTCATCCAACCGCGCGGATTCGGAGTCTCCACCGTCATCACCCCACTGGGGATCCTGCGGCGGCGTGAGCGCCTCGGTGAGCTCGAACTCAGCGAGGTCCACCCGGGAGTGACCGTCGAGCAGGTGCAGGAAGCGACCGGCTGGGACCTCGCCGTCGCCGAGGATGTCACGCAGACCCAGGCGCCGACGGCCGAAGAAGTGCGCCTGCTCCGTGACGAGATCGACACGGTCCGCCTCTACCTGCGCTGA
- a CDS encoding acyl-CoA dehydrogenase family protein: MAFDITADEQEFVDAVAQISKDVLVPQAAAADANECVSDETLQTLAEVGVMGLNLPEKFGGPGVGSVAMSQMVASVTEACASTASIVTAQFLATDSILLGGTDAQRVAWLPRAAAGEVIGSFGLTEPGAGSNPAEMSTKATRVDGGWHLKGTKCFITNAGFADFIVVYAKTDVDAGHKGISAFIVDTKAASSGLDFNPPEKTMGLRGSPVYEFVIDTVVPEDALLGIEGEGFTTAMRVLDRGRIEVAAMSLGIGKAALDAAVDWAGERTISGKPLNRLQGIAFKLADMYTKYRSAWLLTMDAAEQRDAGVDFTRSSATAKLAASEAAAFIADEALQIHGGYGFTRDFPLERYVRDARIYRIYEGSSEIQRTIIARSLSR, from the coding sequence ATGGCCTTTGACATCACTGCCGACGAACAGGAATTCGTCGATGCCGTCGCCCAGATCAGCAAGGACGTCCTCGTCCCACAAGCCGCGGCCGCCGACGCGAATGAATGCGTCTCGGATGAGACGTTGCAGACCCTCGCCGAGGTGGGAGTCATGGGACTGAACCTGCCCGAGAAGTTCGGCGGGCCGGGAGTCGGTTCGGTGGCGATGAGCCAGATGGTCGCCTCCGTGACGGAGGCGTGCGCCTCGACCGCGTCGATCGTCACCGCGCAGTTCCTTGCCACGGATTCGATCCTGCTCGGCGGCACCGACGCTCAGCGCGTAGCGTGGCTGCCGCGGGCCGCCGCCGGCGAGGTCATCGGCTCGTTCGGACTCACCGAACCCGGTGCCGGCTCGAACCCTGCGGAGATGTCGACGAAAGCCACCCGGGTCGACGGCGGCTGGCATCTCAAGGGCACGAAGTGCTTCATCACGAACGCCGGGTTCGCGGACTTCATCGTCGTCTACGCGAAGACCGACGTCGACGCCGGCCACAAGGGAATCAGCGCATTCATCGTCGACACCAAGGCCGCGTCGTCGGGGTTGGACTTCAATCCCCCGGAGAAGACGATGGGTCTGCGCGGAAGCCCCGTCTACGAATTCGTCATCGACACGGTCGTGCCCGAGGACGCCCTCCTCGGCATCGAGGGTGAGGGCTTCACCACGGCCATGCGGGTGCTCGACCGCGGCCGCATCGAGGTGGCGGCGATGAGTCTGGGGATCGGCAAGGCCGCCCTCGACGCGGCCGTGGATTGGGCGGGCGAGCGCACGATCAGCGGCAAGCCGCTCAACCGCCTGCAGGGCATCGCGTTCAAGCTCGCGGACATGTACACGAAGTACCGCTCGGCGTGGCTGCTGACGATGGACGCCGCCGAACAGCGCGACGCCGGAGTGGACTTCACCCGGTCGTCGGCGACGGCGAAGCTCGCCGCCTCCGAGGCCGCCGCGTTCATCGCCGACGAAGCACTGCAGATCCACGGCGGCTACGGCTTCACCCGCGACTTCCCGCTCGAGCGCTACGTCCGCGACGCCCGGATCTACCGCATCTACGAAGGTTCCTCGGAGATCCAGCGCACGATCATTGCGCGCTCCCTGTCGCGCTGA
- a CDS encoding lipase family protein → MRTTAYESALTHEGTLRRRRRLTAVVGAATLTSLALALGAPAAPANAADLVPQTESEAEQLIEDRAAEDPSSLDRSSVPEGVSVERAQKAVEKSDELTTADVEYAAAQEDLPVSGVPEDFYQTPNSLPSEDGAVLKQADSEFYLDPVKLIKHDAKSTVFMYKTTDEKGQARAATATLLTPKGASGHADDAVVLSPGTQGIADKCAPSRQMGMGTEYEGISIASALAAKHPVVVVDYMGLGTEGTHHFVNRVEEGRSVLDAARAVQQVDGSDVDEETQLQLRGYSQGGHATTAALELQKEWAPELNIASASAGAVPTDLYKTVSELSSVYTAFALYGVAGFADQADIDLSEFLNEKGQKTVAETSNKCTVEALLSTAFTDSQSLTKDGRTLQEIIDERFLDIADRQRLGEAPVPDVPLLVNHSRLDDVIPFEQGKELAATWCRAGHKVAFEDNLGPTHIGGYIAALPRVETFTSRTFAGKAPLDSCWRL, encoded by the coding sequence ATGCGCACAACCGCCTATGAATCCGCACTCACTCACGAGGGCACACTGCGGCGCCGCAGACGTCTGACCGCCGTGGTCGGAGCCGCAACGCTGACCAGCCTCGCGCTCGCCCTGGGCGCCCCCGCAGCTCCCGCGAATGCCGCCGACCTGGTCCCGCAGACCGAGTCCGAAGCCGAACAGCTCATCGAAGACCGCGCAGCTGAGGATCCGAGCTCACTCGACCGCAGCAGCGTTCCCGAAGGCGTCAGCGTCGAACGGGCGCAGAAGGCCGTCGAGAAGTCCGATGAGCTCACCACAGCCGACGTCGAATACGCCGCCGCGCAGGAGGACCTGCCCGTGTCCGGAGTCCCCGAGGACTTCTATCAGACTCCGAACTCGCTGCCGAGCGAAGACGGCGCAGTGCTCAAGCAAGCCGATTCGGAGTTCTACCTCGATCCCGTCAAACTCATCAAGCATGACGCGAAGTCGACGGTCTTCATGTACAAAACCACCGATGAGAAGGGCCAGGCCCGAGCCGCCACCGCCACCCTGCTCACTCCGAAGGGCGCGAGCGGCCACGCCGATGACGCCGTCGTCCTCTCGCCCGGGACCCAGGGGATTGCCGATAAGTGCGCTCCCAGCCGTCAGATGGGCATGGGCACCGAGTACGAGGGCATCTCCATCGCCTCGGCCTTGGCCGCGAAGCATCCCGTTGTCGTCGTCGACTACATGGGCCTCGGCACCGAAGGCACCCACCACTTCGTCAATCGTGTCGAAGAAGGGCGTTCGGTCCTTGATGCGGCGCGCGCCGTCCAGCAGGTCGACGGCAGCGACGTCGACGAGGAGACTCAGCTCCAGCTGCGCGGATACTCGCAGGGCGGCCACGCCACGACCGCGGCCCTGGAACTGCAGAAGGAATGGGCACCCGAGCTCAACATCGCCTCCGCCTCGGCGGGCGCCGTTCCCACGGACCTGTACAAGACCGTGTCCGAGCTCTCGAGCGTCTATACGGCATTCGCGCTGTACGGTGTCGCCGGGTTCGCCGATCAGGCCGACATCGATCTGTCCGAATTCCTCAACGAGAAGGGGCAGAAGACGGTGGCCGAAACGTCGAATAAGTGCACCGTCGAGGCGCTGCTCTCGACTGCGTTCACGGATTCGCAGTCGCTGACGAAGGACGGCCGGACCCTCCAGGAGATCATCGATGAGCGGTTCCTGGACATCGCGGACAGGCAGCGCTTGGGCGAGGCTCCCGTGCCCGATGTCCCGCTGCTGGTCAACCACAGCCGCCTCGATGACGTCATTCCGTTCGAACAGGGCAAGGAGCTCGCCGCGACCTGGTGCCGCGCCGGTCACAAGGTGGCGTTCGAGGACAATCTCGGCCCCACTCACATCGGCGGCTACATCGCTGCGCTGCCTCGCGTCGAAACCTTCACCAGTCGCACCTTCGCCGGCAAGGCTCCGCTCGACAGCTGCTGGAGGCTGTGA